A stretch of the uncultured Desulfobacter sp. genome encodes the following:
- a CDS encoding epoxyqueuosine reductase QueH has product MKVLLHTCCGPCTIYPLEVLRHMDMEVMGYFYRHNIHPFTECMKREETLRDYADQVNLKMVWQKGYELENFLRAVTFREENRCRYCYHARLKASALVAKKGKFDGFSTTLLYSKFQNHRMITEIGQGLAKQYGLKFIYQDFREGWKQGIETSKALNMYRQQYCGCIYSEKDRYYKD; this is encoded by the coding sequence ATGAAAGTTCTTTTGCATACCTGTTGCGGCCCGTGTACCATCTACCCCCTTGAGGTGTTGCGACACATGGATATGGAGGTCATGGGATATTTTTACCGGCACAATATTCATCCGTTTACCGAGTGCATGAAACGAGAGGAAACCTTGCGCGATTATGCGGATCAGGTGAATCTGAAAATGGTGTGGCAAAAGGGGTATGAACTTGAAAATTTTTTGCGCGCCGTGACGTTCAGGGAAGAGAACAGGTGCAGATACTGCTACCACGCACGTCTTAAAGCCAGTGCCCTGGTCGCCAAAAAAGGAAAATTTGACGGATTTTCCACCACCCTGCTCTATTCAAAATTCCAGAATCACAGGATGATCACGGAAATCGGCCAGGGCCTGGCAAAACAATATGGCCTGAAATTCATTTACCAGGATTTTCGTGAAGGCTGGAAACAGGGCATAGAGACATCAAAGGCCTTGAACATGTACCGCCAGCAGTATTGCGGCTGTATATACAGTGAAAAAGACCGGTATTATAAAGATTAG
- a CDS encoding ATP-binding protein, whose protein sequence is MTIIVFDAMFLAFSCLSLGTIRICLKSGSPFYEIKNQLTAVFLLHAFYSLLLSLQWTNISSLSLEKIEDLISVMIPISWLFLFHIYKHKMDKLQIQNSEERLSLSLQGAKCGIWDWNLKTGEVFFDPNYFRIAGYDPNEFPYSYESWRTRVHPDDIKGTEVKLKAYLAKQLNEYVAEFRFKTKVGEWMWIQGRGKVFKYDKTGEPVRFTGVHIDITDYKKMAEQLKQAQKMEAIGTLAGGIAHDFNNILSGILGYSQLAHENLKNPEKTNEYIEQIIKGSQRAADLTKQILTFSRQGEYKKQPFAIYLEVTDALKLLRSSIPSTIEIKSKLDSKKKVLADPIEIHQVIMNLCTNAYHAMRQTGGCLTVSLTDVEFSGSKFFKGKKVAVGEYIDLEVSDTGSGMDKKTLERVFEPYFTTKEKGDGTGMGLALADAIVEKHDGFYDVKSEPGKGTTFHLYFPIVKGSEEKINQKIEKNSQLSGNEKIMVVDDEESITTIYKALLENFGYQVKTFGNAVDALEIFKTDPDKFDLIITDMTMPGFTGDKFALEIFKIKPDLPVILCSGFSDNMSPAKALKLGIKYFIQKPILNQELMIIIRKIFEDNDNTMPLKKPVR, encoded by the coding sequence ATGACGATTATTGTATTTGATGCAATGTTCCTTGCTTTTTCTTGTCTCTCACTTGGCACAATACGGATCTGCCTTAAAAGCGGCTCCCCCTTTTATGAAATAAAAAATCAATTAACAGCTGTTTTTTTACTGCACGCATTTTATAGCCTTTTATTGTCTCTACAATGGACAAATATTAGTAGCTTATCCCTCGAAAAAATTGAAGATTTGATCAGTGTGATGATCCCGATATCCTGGCTTTTTTTATTCCACATATATAAGCACAAGATGGACAAATTACAGATTCAAAATAGCGAAGAAAGACTGTCTCTATCTCTTCAAGGTGCCAAATGTGGTATTTGGGATTGGAACCTGAAAACCGGTGAAGTTTTTTTTGATCCAAACTATTTTAGAATCGCCGGTTATGACCCAAATGAATTCCCCTATTCCTATGAAAGTTGGAGAACAAGAGTTCATCCCGATGATATCAAAGGCACTGAAGTTAAGCTAAAAGCATACCTGGCTAAGCAGTTGAATGAATATGTTGCTGAATTTAGATTTAAGACTAAAGTTGGCGAATGGATGTGGATTCAGGGACGGGGGAAAGTTTTTAAGTATGACAAAACAGGTGAACCGGTCCGTTTCACCGGGGTACATATCGATATCACTGACTACAAAAAAATGGCAGAACAGTTGAAACAGGCACAAAAAATGGAAGCTATAGGAACCCTGGCTGGTGGCATTGCCCATGATTTCAATAATATTCTGTCCGGAATATTAGGGTATTCCCAATTGGCTCACGAAAATTTGAAAAATCCTGAAAAAACAAATGAGTATATTGAACAGATTATAAAAGGATCCCAGCGCGCGGCAGACCTGACAAAGCAAATATTAACATTTAGCAGGCAAGGTGAGTACAAAAAACAGCCATTTGCAATTTATTTGGAGGTTACAGACGCGTTAAAACTATTGCGTTCATCAATACCTTCAACGATTGAAATCAAAAGTAAGCTTGATTCAAAAAAAAAGGTTCTGGCAGATCCGATTGAAATCCATCAGGTAATCATGAATCTTTGTACCAACGCGTATCATGCCATGAGGCAAACAGGAGGGTGTTTAACTGTTTCGTTAACGGATGTTGAATTCTCCGGTTCAAAATTTTTCAAAGGTAAAAAGGTGGCTGTTGGTGAATATATCGATCTTGAAGTAAGTGATACGGGTTCCGGAATGGATAAAAAGACATTAGAAAGAGTTTTTGAGCCTTATTTTACCACAAAAGAAAAAGGAGATGGAACAGGAATGGGTCTGGCTCTTGCTGATGCAATTGTTGAAAAGCATGACGGCTTTTATGACGTCAAAAGTGAACCCGGAAAAGGCACAACCTTTCACCTCTATTTTCCTATTGTAAAAGGCAGCGAAGAAAAAATTAATCAGAAAATTGAAAAAAATTCTCAGTTGTCAGGGAATGAAAAAATAATGGTCGTTGATGATGAAGAATCCATCACAACAATCTACAAAGCGCTGTTAGAAAACTTCGGGTATCAAGTCAAAACATTCGGCAATGCTGTTGACGCCCTTGAAATATTTAAAACCGATCCGGATAAATTTGATTTAATCATAACCGATATGACAATGCCGGGGTTCACTGGAGATAAATTTGCCTTAGAAATTTTCAAAATAAAACCTGATTTGCCGGTTATATTATGTTCAGGATTTAGTGACAACATGTCCCCGGCAAAGGCTCTTAAGCTCGGAATTAAATATTTTATTCAAAAACCGATTCTAAACCAAGAGCTTATGATTATAATTCGGAAAATTTTTGAAGATAATGACAATACAATGCCCCTAAAAAAGCCAGTCCGGTAG
- a CDS encoding adenosine deaminase, with product MDMDVFIQNIPKAELHLHIEGTLEPGTLFRIAERNGISIKYDSVEALRQAYRFDNLQSFLDIYYEGAGVLQNEADFYELTWEYLLKAKDQNVRHVEIFFDPQTHTERGIAFETVITGIHNALSDATRKLNISFCLIMCFLRHLPESEAMETLSQALDFKDRIKGVGLDSSESGHPPSKFKRVFDKARKEGFLTVAHAGEEGPPEYIWEAIQNLKVQRIDHGVRALEDALLISELKRRQIPLTVCPLSNIKLCVFKNMQEHNFKKLFDQGLCLTVNSDDPAYFGGYVAENYLAVQNAFQLTQEDIAKLAINSFNAAFITQDEKDKFIDQVKKFMAE from the coding sequence ATGGATATGGATGTATTTATTCAGAATATTCCAAAGGCAGAACTGCATCTTCATATTGAGGGTACTCTGGAGCCTGGGACATTGTTTCGTATAGCCGAAAGAAATGGCATAAGTATTAAGTACGATTCGGTAGAGGCTTTGCGCCAGGCTTATCGTTTCGATAATCTACAGTCATTTTTGGATATCTATTACGAAGGTGCGGGGGTACTTCAAAATGAAGCTGATTTTTATGAACTGACATGGGAATATTTGCTGAAAGCCAAAGATCAAAACGTTCGGCACGTTGAAATTTTTTTTGATCCCCAGACCCATACCGAACGTGGCATTGCATTTGAAACAGTAATAACGGGTATACATAATGCTTTATCCGACGCTACCCGGAAACTCAACATTTCATTTTGCCTGATCATGTGTTTTTTACGCCATCTGCCTGAATCCGAGGCTATGGAAACCCTTTCCCAGGCTTTGGATTTCAAGGATAGAATTAAGGGTGTCGGACTTGATTCATCCGAATCCGGACACCCTCCGTCCAAATTCAAGCGTGTTTTTGACAAAGCACGAAAAGAAGGCTTTTTGACCGTGGCTCATGCCGGCGAGGAGGGTCCTCCAGAATATATATGGGAGGCCATCCAAAACCTTAAGGTCCAGCGGATTGATCATGGCGTGCGTGCCCTTGAAGACGCGTTGCTTATCTCTGAACTTAAGCGCCGGCAGATCCCGTTAACGGTTTGTCCGCTTTCCAATATCAAGCTGTGTGTATTTAAAAACATGCAGGAACACAATTTTAAAAAGCTATTTGACCAGGGACTTTGCCTGACGGTCAATTCAGATGATCCTGCATATTTCGGGGGATATGTTGCTGAAAACTATCTGGCAGTCCAAAACGCTTTTCAGCTGACACAAGAAGATATCGCAAAACTTGCAATTAATTCGTTCAATGCTGCTTTTATCACTCAGGATGAAAAGGATAAATTTATTGATCAGGTAAAAAAATTCATGGCTGAATAA
- a CDS encoding diguanylate cyclase, which produces MGLRKKTLITIGITLILMVLIIHSITNTILLGGYAKLERENILQSMDQAMKVIDDELSQLQTIAGDWAPWNDTYLFVQNKNQNYIDDNLMDSTVINLHVNFLLFVNTAGEIVYCKYLNLQSGQGEACPESLKKYLSFEGSFILRNESKQKTLSGLAILPENPVFLASAPILTSQFKGPVMGTLIVGKYLNAPEIKRLASLTNLPLTFERLDSPTLSDPFKKAKQSLSMDNKTAIMLLDENTIAAYSTLTDLTDRPILMIGIDKERRIYSQGKTNMRYLVYSLLITGIVFIIATLILLEVTVLSRLVRLNHDVKKIAGSGDLFAKTTMSGKDELSDLSTQINLMLESVRVSTERDHAILESIEDAYFELDLSGNLTFYNDALSRIFKYKEQNLDEMNYRKLLDETAAEKAFNTFKHLYKTGIPVRSIETEFQLEKGHTIYLESSASLIKDDNGKAIGFRGISRDVTEQKESSKKLLYMVYHDSLTGLLNRKAFHENLKKELSYADRYKQQRVVMYVDLDKFKKVNDTFGHDAGDQLLKGFAHRVKKVLRSTDLVYRLGGDEFAIILTNPKDPTPDIIAQRIIDLMSEPFYLKSQTIDFVTTSIGISFYPSDGTDVETLLQCADKAMYEAKKNRNQYVVFQDSLS; this is translated from the coding sequence GTGGGATTGCGAAAAAAAACACTGATAACCATTGGCATAACACTCATTCTAATGGTTTTAATAATTCATTCCATCACCAACACGATCCTGCTTGGGGGCTATGCAAAACTTGAAAGGGAAAATATCCTTCAGAGCATGGATCAGGCAATGAAGGTTATTGATGATGAACTGAGTCAACTGCAAACCATTGCAGGCGACTGGGCGCCATGGAATGATACCTATCTTTTTGTTCAAAATAAAAATCAAAATTACATTGACGATAATCTCATGGATTCAACTGTGATCAATTTACATGTAAATTTCCTATTATTTGTTAACACTGCCGGGGAAATTGTTTATTGTAAATATCTTAACCTGCAAAGCGGTCAAGGCGAAGCATGCCCTGAATCCCTCAAAAAATATCTTTCTTTTGAGGGATCTTTTATTCTACGAAATGAAAGTAAACAAAAAACTTTGTCGGGTCTTGCAATACTACCGGAGAACCCTGTTTTTCTTGCATCAGCTCCGATTCTTACCAGTCAATTTAAAGGCCCTGTAATGGGGACACTGATTGTCGGAAAGTATTTAAATGCGCCTGAGATTAAAAGACTGGCTTCTCTGACAAATCTGCCACTCACATTTGAAAGACTGGACAGTCCGACTCTTTCCGATCCATTCAAAAAGGCCAAGCAATCTTTATCTATGGATAATAAGACGGCCATTATGCTCTTGGATGAAAACACTATTGCGGCTTACTCAACACTGACGGATTTAACCGACCGTCCCATACTCATGATAGGTATAGATAAGGAACGCAGAATATATTCCCAGGGTAAGACCAATATGCGTTATCTTGTCTATTCGTTGCTGATAACCGGTATAGTTTTCATTATTGCCACCTTGATTTTGCTTGAGGTCACCGTGTTATCACGACTTGTTCGATTAAACCATGACGTTAAAAAAATTGCAGGCAGCGGCGACCTGTTTGCAAAAACAACGATGAGCGGGAAGGACGAATTATCTGACCTGTCAACACAGATAAATCTTATGTTGGAATCTGTCAGGGTCAGCACCGAAAGGGATCATGCAATCCTGGAATCCATTGAAGACGCCTATTTTGAGCTGGACCTTTCAGGTAATCTCACCTTTTACAATGATGCCCTATCCAGGATTTTCAAATATAAGGAACAAAATTTGGATGAAATGAATTACCGAAAACTGCTGGATGAAACCGCTGCTGAAAAGGCATTTAATACATTTAAGCATTTGTATAAAACCGGCATTCCGGTAAGGTCTATTGAGACGGAATTTCAGCTTGAAAAAGGTCATACAATATATCTGGAATCATCTGCGTCTCTAATTAAGGACGATAATGGAAAAGCAATCGGATTTCGCGGGATATCAAGGGACGTCACCGAACAAAAGGAATCTTCTAAAAAACTTTTGTATATGGTTTACCATGATTCCTTAACCGGGCTTTTGAACAGAAAGGCATTTCATGAAAATCTTAAAAAGGAATTATCTTATGCAGACCGGTACAAGCAGCAGAGAGTTGTAATGTATGTGGACCTTGATAAATTTAAGAAGGTGAATGATACATTCGGCCATGATGCCGGAGACCAGTTACTGAAAGGATTTGCCCATCGGGTTAAAAAAGTCCTCAGAAGCACGGACCTGGTTTACCGCCTGGGCGGTGATGAGTTCGCCATAATCTTGACAAATCCCAAGGACCCCACACCCGATATCATCGCCCAACGGATTATCGATCTCATGTCCGAACCCTTTTACCTGAAATCACAAACCATTGATTTTGTGACAACAAGCATTGGTATCAGTTTTTATCCTTCTGACGGAACTGATGTTGAAACACTTTTGCAATGTGCAGATAAAGCCATGTACGAGGCAAAGAAGAATAGAAATCAATATGTTGTTTTTCAAGACAGCTTATCTTAG
- a CDS encoding YggS family pyridoxal phosphate-dependent enzyme: MQIQSNIKKIQDDICAAAQKSGRDASRVTLIAVSKRKPSEMIRQAIDGGHRDFGENYIQEAMEKIDLLGRDSANWHFIGHLQSNKAKFAVQYFDLIHTVDTVKLAKEINRQAEKIDKIQKILLQVNIAQETTKSGAQESEIIDIARQVSQYENLHVSGLMCMPPFFDDPEGARVYFKRLKELRKEIQALKLPHTDMTHLSMGMSNDFTVAVEEGSTLVRVGTAIFGAR; the protein is encoded by the coding sequence ATGCAGATTCAATCCAACATAAAAAAAATTCAAGATGACATTTGTGCGGCAGCACAAAAAAGTGGACGGGATGCATCCCGGGTCACCCTTATTGCAGTAAGTAAAAGAAAACCCTCTGAAATGATCCGTCAAGCCATTGATGGCGGACACAGGGATTTTGGAGAAAATTATATCCAGGAAGCCATGGAAAAAATTGATCTGCTTGGCAGAGACTCAGCGAACTGGCATTTTATAGGGCATCTTCAATCCAATAAAGCCAAATTCGCAGTACAATATTTTGATCTGATCCATACCGTGGATACGGTCAAGCTTGCCAAGGAAATCAACCGTCAGGCTGAAAAAATCGACAAAATCCAAAAAATCCTGCTCCAGGTAAACATTGCCCAGGAAACCACCAAATCCGGTGCACAAGAAAGTGAAATTATAGATATTGCAAGACAGGTCTCCCAATATGAAAACCTGCATGTTTCAGGGCTGATGTGCATGCCGCCTTTTTTCGATGATCCTGAAGGGGCAAGAGTTTATTTTAAAAGACTTAAAGAGCTCCGCAAAGAAATTCAAGCGCTCAAGCTTCCGCATACGGACATGACCCATTTATCCATGGGAATGAGCAATGATTTTACCGTGGCCGTTGAAGAAGGGTCGACGTTAGTGCGAGTGGGCACAGCCATCTTCGGAGCACGGTAA
- a CDS encoding MFS transporter: MNKSAILFILSVAVGVAMMGLGIIWPLIPVYAVELGAGGFLVGLIVASFNISRTLLSPFSGSISDKWGRKRFIASGLLIYAVLSVFYVLPKNAETLILIRLLHGMASLLVVPVAMALTADIAPPRKLGLYMGTLNMAIMIGLGFGPAMGGMIRDTLGFNAAFYIMGGLALLTSLVVAVFIPADKTHLSDIKRPEPYPIRKIITHKTAVGILIMRFFAASGQGSVYTFLPILAMKIDLSSSQVGIILTMNIFLIAFLQRISGGLADRINPKHLIIIGTFACGITVIGMPFFHGFIPILILNILMGMANGLSLPGGLVITGRLGQTMGMASIMSLNDAAWGLGFIVSPILSGLILDWMGVSYVFIVGSILILLGGIAVTIFLWDYDNTLNAV; the protein is encoded by the coding sequence ATGAACAAATCCGCTATTCTTTTTATTCTGTCTGTTGCCGTGGGGGTGGCGATGATGGGGCTTGGTATCATCTGGCCCTTGATTCCGGTTTACGCAGTAGAACTTGGGGCCGGGGGATTTTTGGTTGGGCTCATTGTTGCCAGCTTTAATATTTCCAGAACCCTTTTAAGCCCGTTCAGCGGTTCAATATCAGATAAATGGGGCAGAAAACGATTCATTGCATCCGGCCTTCTGATCTATGCGGTTCTCTCTGTATTTTATGTACTGCCGAAAAATGCCGAAACCCTGATTCTGATCAGACTGCTTCATGGAATGGCCTCACTTCTAGTGGTTCCGGTGGCCATGGCGCTGACAGCAGACATTGCGCCGCCCCGAAAACTTGGGCTCTACATGGGAACATTGAACATGGCCATTATGATTGGTCTTGGCTTTGGCCCGGCCATGGGCGGCATGATCCGGGATACCTTGGGGTTTAACGCCGCTTTTTACATCATGGGGGGCCTGGCTCTGCTTACTTCTCTGGTGGTGGCGGTTTTCATCCCGGCGGACAAAACACACCTGAGTGATATAAAGCGACCCGAACCATACCCTATCAGAAAAATAATCACCCACAAAACAGCTGTCGGGATCCTCATTATGCGGTTTTTCGCCGCTTCGGGCCAGGGATCGGTGTATACCTTTCTGCCCATTTTGGCCATGAAGATCGATCTATCCAGTTCACAGGTCGGCATCATTTTAACCATGAACATCTTTTTAATTGCCTTTCTCCAACGCATAAGCGGAGGGCTTGCCGACCGGATCAACCCCAAGCACCTGATCATCATCGGCACCTTTGCCTGCGGCATAACTGTTATAGGAATGCCTTTTTTTCACGGATTTATCCCGATTCTAATACTCAATATACTGATGGGAATGGCCAACGGACTGTCTTTACCCGGCGGACTGGTCATTACCGGCAGACTGGGGCAGACCATGGGGATGGCATCCATTATGAGCCTCAACGATGCCGCCTGGGGGCTGGGGTTCATCGTCTCCCCCATTCTTTCCGGACTTATCCTTGATTGGATGGGCGTCTCCTACGTCTTTATCGTTGGCAGCATATTAATCCTTTTGGGCGGCATTGCCGTAACCATCTTCTTGTGGGATTATGACAACACTTTAAATGCGGTCTAA
- a CDS encoding DUF362 domain-containing protein, which translates to MEKAKVYFTDFRTKAFGDGLPTKLKKLIKKAGIAELDMDGKFAAIKLHFGEMGNISYLRPNYARAVADVVKEMGGKPFLTDCNTMYPGSRKNALEHLECAWENGFTPLTVGCPILIGDGLKGTDDINVPLTGCEYVKEAKIGRAVMDADVFISLTHFKGHEMTGFGGVIKNIGMGCGSRAGKTEQHCSGKAQIDETLCRGCMLCQKECANDGLDYDEENKKMLVNQDNCVGCGRCLGACNFDAISFNFNGAVEMLNRRMAEYTKAVVHGRPCFHISLVVDVSPNCDCHGENDVPILPNLGMFASFDPLALDQACVDACLAADPLPGSQLAENLAKHNFHDHHDHFTNNRPESEWQSCLDHAEKIGLGNRSYELIKIK; encoded by the coding sequence ATGGAAAAAGCAAAAGTTTATTTTACGGATTTCCGCACCAAGGCATTTGGCGACGGACTGCCGACAAAACTGAAAAAGCTCATCAAAAAGGCGGGGATTGCGGAGCTCGATATGGACGGCAAGTTTGCTGCCATCAAGCTTCATTTCGGAGAAATGGGGAACATCAGCTATCTTAGGCCAAACTATGCCAGAGCCGTAGCAGACGTGGTCAAGGAGATGGGGGGCAAACCTTTTTTAACCGACTGCAATACCATGTATCCGGGAAGCCGGAAAAATGCCCTGGAGCACTTGGAATGCGCCTGGGAAAACGGATTCACCCCCTTGACCGTGGGCTGTCCCATCCTCATCGGCGACGGCCTTAAAGGGACCGATGACATTAATGTGCCCCTGACCGGATGCGAGTATGTCAAGGAGGCCAAAATCGGGCGGGCTGTGATGGATGCAGATGTCTTCATCAGCCTCACCCACTTTAAAGGCCACGAGATGACCGGCTTCGGCGGCGTCATCAAGAACATCGGCATGGGATGCGGTTCCCGGGCCGGCAAAACCGAGCAGCACTGCAGCGGAAAGGCTCAAATTGACGAAACCCTGTGCCGGGGTTGTATGCTCTGCCAGAAGGAGTGTGCCAACGACGGGCTTGACTATGATGAAGAGAATAAAAAAATGCTGGTGAACCAGGACAACTGCGTCGGCTGCGGCCGGTGCCTTGGGGCGTGCAACTTTGACGCCATCTCATTTAATTTCAACGGCGCAGTGGAGATGCTGAACCGCCGCATGGCAGAGTATACCAAAGCTGTGGTGCACGGGCGTCCCTGTTTCCATATTTCCCTGGTGGTGGATGTCTCACCAAACTGTGACTGCCACGGAGAAAACGATGTGCCCATCTTGCCCAATCTGGGTATGTTCGCCTCCTTTGACCCCCTGGCCCTGGACCAGGCCTGTGTGGACGCTTGTCTGGCGGCTGATCCCCTGCCCGGCAGCCAGTTGGCCGAGAACCTGGCCAAGCATAATTTCCATGACCATCACGACCATTTTACTAATAACCGGCCGGAGTCTGAATGGCAAAGCTGCCTGGACCATGCCGAGAAGATCGGCTTGGGGAACCGGAGTTACGAACTGATTAAAATTAAATGA
- a CDS encoding RsmE family RNA methyltransferase, which yields MQKFLIDKEALKADKAVIHGQDAKHICKVLRLKPQDTISMTDGHGTDYTGCIDKASFECVEISILSEKKSLTESNLDLTLCTAMLKHNKMDEIIKQITQLGVTRWIPFYCKRSIPLSGQKKEKKQIERWQTIARESLKQCRRSCLVDVMPPMDFEQVLVFSKACSHKFAFWEASERPLTGVLPKENNNAVVLIGPEGGFEEEEIRLAVESGFISYSLGPRILRAETAAVSACGLIQYLLGDMGGR from the coding sequence ATGCAGAAATTTTTAATTGACAAAGAGGCGCTAAAAGCAGATAAGGCTGTTATTCATGGCCAGGATGCAAAACACATATGCAAAGTCCTCAGGCTTAAACCCCAAGATACCATTTCCATGACCGACGGCCATGGCACTGACTATACGGGCTGTATTGATAAGGCCTCTTTTGAATGTGTTGAAATTTCAATTTTAAGTGAGAAAAAAAGCCTCACGGAATCAAATCTTGATCTGACATTATGTACGGCCATGCTCAAACACAACAAGATGGATGAGATCATCAAGCAGATTACCCAGCTTGGGGTTACCCGTTGGATTCCTTTTTATTGTAAAAGATCCATTCCATTGTCAGGCCAAAAAAAGGAAAAAAAACAGATCGAGCGATGGCAGACCATTGCCAGAGAATCTTTAAAGCAGTGCCGACGATCCTGTCTTGTAGACGTTATGCCGCCTATGGATTTTGAACAGGTTCTGGTGTTTTCAAAAGCGTGTTCACACAAATTTGCCTTTTGGGAAGCCTCGGAGCGGCCGCTTACCGGAGTGCTTCCCAAAGAAAATAATAACGCGGTTGTGCTAATCGGACCCGAGGGCGGGTTTGAAGAAGAGGAAATTAGACTTGCCGTTGAATCCGGATTTATCAGTTACTCCCTTGGACCCAGAATTTTAAGAGCTGAAACAGCCGCGGTATCAGCCTGCGGGCTCATTCAGTATCTGCTGGGTGATATGGGTGGGCGTTAA
- a CDS encoding Maf family protein, giving the protein MKEINKEKIILASGSPRRKELMAQAGIDFKIHVAAIDESQVDPSMDPENYVCLLSKIKAQAVAANYPDAWTIGADTIVAVDDTILGKPDGHRQAVTMLSRLNNREHNVFTAFTITRPNANALVTKVANTRVRFKRLSNDEINWYAATQEPYDKAGGYGIQGIGAFLVKEICGSYTNVVGLPVCELIEALAYLGAISFKEAK; this is encoded by the coding sequence ATGAAAGAGATAAACAAAGAAAAAATCATCCTTGCCTCGGGTTCTCCGCGCAGAAAAGAGCTTATGGCCCAGGCCGGTATAGATTTCAAAATTCATGTGGCTGCAATTGACGAATCCCAAGTTGATCCGTCCATGGATCCTGAAAACTATGTCTGTCTATTATCTAAAATCAAGGCCCAGGCTGTAGCTGCAAACTATCCTGACGCCTGGACCATCGGGGCGGACACCATTGTGGCTGTTGATGATACGATTTTAGGCAAACCTGACGGACACCGGCAGGCTGTAACCATGTTAAGCCGGCTTAACAACAGGGAACACAATGTCTTTACCGCCTTCACCATCACCAGACCGAACGCCAATGCGTTGGTTACAAAGGTCGCAAACACCCGGGTGCGGTTCAAACGACTATCCAACGATGAGATCAACTGGTACGCAGCCACCCAAGAGCCCTATGACAAGGCCGGCGGATACGGGATACAAGGTATTGGTGCCTTTCTGGTTAAAGAGATCTGTGGATCGTACACCAATGTTGTCGGCCTGCCGGTATGTGAACTCATTGAGGCCCTGGCATATTTAGGGGCAATCAGTTTTAAGGAAGCAAAATAA